The Stigmatella aurantiaca DW4/3-1 genome contains the following window.
TGTAACGCCGCCCCGAGCCCGGATCGATCCGTGACTGGTAAACGGTGCGGCGCAGGGACTCGTCCCATGTCTTGCCGCCGTCCCACGACTGCACGGCGTTGATCACATTGGCGCGGGCGCCTCCGGTGGTGAATGGCTCCACGCCCTCGACGACGACCATGAGGCGATCGCCTCCCAGCTGCACGACCGTGGGCATGCCCTCGCGGTTGAGCGCTCCGGCGCGCTTGTCCCACGACACGGCCACGGTGCCATAGGCCGTCCACGCGCCCGTGGTGCCCTGACGGCCCTGCATCGCGATCCACTGGTGGCCTGGGTACCCCCGCTGCGCCGCGAGCAGCTCCGAGTCGTAGTACACCTGCAGATCCCCGTTCGCGCGCTGGAAGAGGAACGGCGCGCCCACGAAATAGGTCGTGGGCCCCACGACGGTGCTGTCGTAGACCCAACCATCCCCATCGTTGTCGCTCCGAGCCACCGTGACGCGCCACTGCCCCCCGGCGTACTCACGGAAGGCACAGAAGATGGTGCGTGTGCCCGGGATGGCCCGCATCGTCACGTCGCCGAACTCCACGCTCGGATTGCTGGCGACGGAGCCGTGGACGTACCAGCTCGCACCATTGTCGCGGCTCGCCCAGACCGTGATGCCATGGCCCGTGCTCGCCCCGCCGATCAGCAATCCATCCGAGCGGCGGGTGATGCTCCGAATTGGCGCCCCTCCGCTCGCCATCAGCACGCTCCAACCACCGCCCGGCAGGGCTCTTTCCACGCGCGCGGCAGGCTCAGGGCTGTCCTCGGAGGGTTCGCCGGGAGCACATGCCAACAGCGGCGCCAGCAGGAGTGCCCAGCCCCACCGCCAGGAGCTTTGGGCACGACAAGAGACACGGCTTGCCTGTGATAGAGAGATCATGGCGGCAGCGTGCCGGAAGTGCCATCCGAGAATCAACGGACTAAGCAGCAAAACGCGAAGAAGCGTTCCCGCCCTTCTTCCTTCCGGCTGCTGCTCAGGCCAAGCGGGAGGGCTTCATGCCGCTCCCATCACCGGCTTCTGCCTCAGGAAGGCTCACAGAAGCCGTTGAGGTAGAAATCATAGCCTGTCGCCGGCTGGGTCCCGTTCTTGTCCAGGTAGAAGTCGCAGCTGAACTGCGTGGGGTGAAGGAAGAGTTGCCGGTTGGAGGAACTCGCCAGATCGTACTGGCTGCCATAGATCGGGTAGATGGGCCGCTGCTTCAGGCGCGCGGCAGGCTTGTTCCACTTGCAATAGCCATCCGCATCCACCATGTAGGATATGGGTGCGCTCAGGTACAGGAGCGAAATGTAGGCCTCATTGACCCCAGAGTACGTGGAGGAGGCAAGATAGACGTTCCTGCCAAAGGGATTGGTGCTGGCATCCGTCTCGGCATAATCGGAGGGGCAAGTCCAATCTGGAGCCCGGACATTGCGGGTCAGTGCGCACCAGCGCGCCAACTCCACGCGCTGCCTGCCTTGCGCAGCGTTCAGGCTGTCAGCCACACAGCGCTGAACGAGGACAGGCTGGGCCCCAGCGGGCGCTGGGAGCACCACGGCCCCCACGGCGAACATCGCCACCGCGACAGTCTCAAGTCTCATCATGGTTCGCATCTCCGTCAGAGAATGGACCGAAAGCATAACCAGATCCAAAGCGGGATTCTATGCTTATCGTTTATTACGAGCGATGGGCACCCGTGCCGTGACGCGGGCCTCCGCAGGAAGATCCCTTCAGGATGTCGAATGAATCCACGCCGGAGCCCTGATTCGTGAGCTTGAGCGCGTTCGACACATCCTGGTGATTGGCATCCAGCAGCTTCGCCTGCTTCTCGAGCAGCGCATCCGCCTGCTGGAGGTTCGCGGTCTTCGCTTGCAGTTGAGCCGCAGCAGGGCAGAGCCCTCCGGGAGCCAGACGCGCCGTGTCCGCCGCTCTCGGCACATCGCGACATCCATGAAATCGCTGACAAAACTGTTCGCGATTCGTTAGCATGTCACCGCGGTACAGCCAACCCGTGTCAATGAATCAGGAGCGTGTCATGAAGCTCGTCAAAGGGATTCTCTTTGCACTGTCTGTCGTTGCCATGTCCGCGTGCGGCACCCAAGCCGAGATGAGCGCAGCCCAGGAGGGCGAAGCTGCGCTCTCTCAGCAGGAATCCCGGCAGGAAGTGGGCACGCTCGCGGCCCTGGACTGTTCGGTGAGCATTCAGTGCTCCAACGGCACCACCCGCTCGTGCAGTGGTAGCTCAGGGGCCTGCTCGGCCAGCGCCAGCGGCTCGGGGAGCGTGACGTGCAACGGCGTCACCTCTTCCTGTGCCCTCACGCTCTGCTCTTGCCGTGCGGACGGTTGCTGCAACAACACGTGCGCCGCCGATCCGGACTGTGGTTTGAGCAACTGTCCTCAGGGCGCGGCGTGTAGCTCCAACACTCAATGCGGCTCCAATGGCAGGTGTGTCTCTGGGCAGTGCATGTGCCTCATCGAGCCGTAGTCTTCCCTCCCCGATGGGCTTGACTGAACGCACATTCAGGCCCACCGTGGGGCTGTGAAACCTCGTCCCATCTCCAACCCACCCAACCCCTGGGCCAGCACCGAGGTCCAATACCTCGACGAGATTCCACCCTCCCGGCTGGAGGTGATGGAAGACCACAGCCGCGAGGTGCTGGCCCGCAACAACAGTCCGGACGTCTGCTTCACCTGGAGCGTCAACCCCTACCGGGGCTGCATGCATGCCTGCGCCTACTGCTATGCACGCCCCACCCATGAATACCTGAGCCTGGGGGCGGGGACCGACTTCGAAACACGCATCGTCGTGAAGCCCCACGCGGCAGCGCTGTTACGAGAGACCTTCGAGCGCCCTCGCTGGCAGGGAGAGACCGTGACCTTCAGCGGTGTCACCGACTGCTACCAGCCGCTGGAGTCCTCGCTGCGCTTGACCCGCGCGTGCCTCGAGGTCTGCGCCGAGTACCGAAACCCCGTGGCCATCATCACCAAGGCCCCCCTCATCGAGAGAGATCTGGACGTGCTCCAGACCCTCGCCCGCGAAGCACGGCTGTGGGTGAGCATCAGCCTGCCCTTCCACAACCCGGAGCTGGCACGGGCCATGGAGCCCTATGTCGCCACGCCGAAGCGGCGCCTGCTCACCATCGAGCGGTTGGCGGCGGCGGGAATCTCGGTGGCGGTGTCCGTGGCCCCCATCATCCCGGGCCTCAACGACGAGGACATCGCCAAGGTGCTTGCTTCGGCCCGGGAGGCAGGCGCCACGCGGGCCCACTACACCCTGCTGCGGCTGCCCGGCCCCGTGAAGGACGTCTTCGAGGAGCGGATGCGCGCGAAGCTGCCCCTGCGCGCCGAGCGGGTCCTGCACCGCATCCGGGAAACGCGAGGGGGTGAACTCTCCGACTCGCGCTTCCAACACCGCATGCGCGGCGAGGGGCTCTACGCGGAGACCCTCTCCCAGCTCTTCCACGCCGCGGCACGCAAGGTGGGCATGCGCATGTCCTCGGTGACGGAGACCGCGCCCACCACGTTCCGGCGGCCCACGAAACCTTCCGCCCAGCTCAGCCTCTTCTGAGCCCCCGCCCTCCTCACTCCAGGGAAAGCGTCACCAGCTTTCCCTCTGTGTAGACGATGGGCGCCCGGCTCTCGTGAACGAGCAGGAGGCGCCCGGAGCCGAGGCTCTCCAACCGGGTCACCCCTGGCGCCACCCCAATGGCATTGGGCTCTTGCGCATAGGGAAGCTCCCCCAGCGAGACGAGTTCCACGGGCTTGCCTTCCTCGAAACGCACCAAGCTGTTCTGCTCGATGCCGTAAAGCACCTTGCGCGCATCATCCCAGGCGACCGTCTGGATGTACTTCGATTTGAACTCCGGGTACGCCCGCGCGACGGTGGCATCGGGCCGGTGGACGCGCAGGAGCGTGTTGGCCATGAAGTGGCTCATCGACCAGCTCACCCACAGGTTGCCCTCTCCATCACTGGCGATGCCCGTCACGTAGTGCAGGCTGTCCTTGGACTGCACCCATTGCCCTCTCTTCAGGTCGAGCCCGAAGAGACACCCACCCCATTCCCCATAACCCGTTCCCACCCAGACGTGCGTCCCCGACGCATGAACGGCCAGGGCACGAAAGCCCTTGGCGAAGGCGTCCTTCAACTTCGATAGCGGATGGACCTTGCCAGTGCGCGCCTCCACCACACTCGACGTGTACACAACCACTGGCCGATCCCCCACCACGGCCAAATCAATCGCGGGCTCCTTGCGCGCCGGGAGCGTGCCCACCGCTGCCCACGCACGCTCCTTTTCGGACCAACGGTAGATACGCGCCAGGTCCGTGCCCCAGAGCTGACCGCCCCCCGTGGCCAGCAGCAGCAGGCGCTGACTCGCAAGCGCTCGGGCGTACTCTGGGTCAGCTCCGAGATCCCCCACACGCCAGGCATGCACCGTGCCTTCTCTCGACAGGTGCACGATGTGTTCACCCTGAACCACCACCGAGGGGCCCCTTTTTTCAAGGGGTGGCGGCTTCTTCTCCCCTGGGGCCTTCGGGGCGGCCAGCCCTGTGAGCGACCCCAACAGGACGGCCACCCAAGCCCAGGCTCTCATCAGTCGTCCTTGCCGAGCATCCCGTCCTTGAGGCCCCCGTCCACGGGGCTCTTGCCGAGCCACACGCCAAAGAGCGCGTCCGCGAAGTCCTTGCCCTCCACCGAGATCTCCTGGCCTGTCTTGCTCTCCACACGCGTGCCCTTGCCCGGCACATAGGTGAGCACCAGCTCATCCCCCTTCTTCAGGTCCGGGATGGCGGCCTTGAAGGTGTCCAACCGTTGTTGCAGGGCAGGCATCTGCGCCTTGTTGTTCTTCTCGATGCCGTCGGAGATGGCGTCGGTGATCTTCGCCTTCTCCAGGTCCCGCAACATCGTCATCCGCACGCGCTTGATCTGATCCGAGCCGAGGATCTGCGCGGCATCCTGGGACGGCGTCTCCAGGTAGAGGCCCACGGTGTAGACCTTGAAGATGGCCTTGGTGCGCAACCCCGCGCCGTTGAGCTTCAGCTCCTTGCCCTCCACCGTCACGGCCGCGGGAAACTTCACCCCCGCCACCGTCCTTTCCTGGGCGGCCGCGGGCAACGCAAGGGTCAGGGACAGCACGAGGGCGGACAGCATCGCTTTCATGGACTTCTCCCGGTGAGGCGGTGGAGGAGACGAGCCTAGCCCCGTGTCCGGACGAATTGGTCCATGAAGGACACCAACGTCCGGACATTGTCCACTGTCACCGCATTGTAGAGCGAGACGCGGATGCCCCCCGCGCTGCGGTGCCCCTTGAGCCCCACCATTCCCGCCTTCTTCGACTCCGCCACGAAGGCCTCGTCCAACGCCTCCGTGGGCAGGTTGAACACCACGTTCATGTACGAGCGGGAGTCCTTCTCCACCGGCGCCCGGTAGAACTCCGGGTGGCGATCGATGGCCGCGTAGAGCAGGTCGCCCTTCTCCCGGTTCCACTTCTCCAACTGCGTCAGCCCACCCACATCCTGGATCCAGGACAACACGTTGCGGCACAGGTAGATCGCGAAGGTGGGCGGCGTGTTGTAGAGCGAGTTGTTCTCCGCGTAGGTGGTGTAGCGGAAGACCTTCGGGATGTCCGTGCGCCCCCGGGCCATGAACGCCTTGGACACCACCACGATGACGATGCCCGAGGGGCCCACGTTCTTCTGGGCCCCTGCGTAGAGCAGCGTGAACTGGCTCACGTCGATCGGCTTCCACAGCAGGTCCGAGCTCATGTCCGCCACCAGCGGCACGCCGCCCACGTCCGGGAAGGCGTGCCACTGCGTCCCGTAGATGGTGTTGTTGCTCGTCATGTGGACGTAGACCGCCCGGGGGTCCACCTGTATTTCGTCCTCCCGGGGGATCCGCGTGTAGCGCCTGTCCGCATTGAGGGTGGTGGCCGCGATGCGCCGCTTGCCGTAGTACTTCGCCTCATCGAAGGCCTTCTCGCTCCACACCCCCGTCATCAGGTAGTCCGCGCTCGTCTCCGGGGTGAGGAAGTTCATCGGAATCTGCGCGAACTGCTGCGACGCACCTCCCTGAAGAAAGAGCACCTGGTGGGTGTCCGGAATGCGGAGCAACTTCGTGAGCAGGGAGATGGCCTCCTCGTGGACGGCGTCGTACTCCTTGCCGCGGTGGCTGTGCTCCATGATGCTCATGCCCGAGCCCTGGAACTCGAGCAGCTCGTCGCGGGCTCGCTCCAACGCAGGCAGGGGCAGACCGGCGGGTCCAGGGTTGAAGTTGATGACGCGCATGGCGGTGTCCTCTCGGGAAATGAACGGCGCCACGCATTCTCGCCGAGCCGCCCTCAAGGGCCAGCACGAAGCGTGTGCGGTGTTCAGCGGCTGGCCGAAAGGAGGCCGGCGCACCTGGCTCAAGGGCGGAGGATGAAGCCCTCTCGGACGCATTCCTCCACCGCGCGGTGGATGTCCGCCTCCGGTACGCCGGTCGCCGCCGCCACCCCTTCGGTGGAGAGCCCCTCCAGCGCCATCTTCACCACCAGCAGCGCCCGGTCATGGGCGGGCATGAACCATGTGGTCAGCTGCTGGGGATGGCGCCACAGCAGCGCCATTTCCTCGCCCTCCAGCGGAGCGGGGGCCTCGCACTGGCCTCGCACCCAGGCACAGAGGCGAAACGGGTGCTGGAGCACCGCGAGCGTCGGATTCACCGTGAGCCGCGCCACCGTGGCAGGGAGCACTTCCTCCGAGGCGTACACCGTCCAATCCGTCCACTCGAAGCGCGCCAGCGCGGGGATGAACGCCTTCAGCCCGTGGGCCTCGGCCCTGTCCGCCACGAACGCCGGGAACCCCTCCCCCATCCGGTTCATCTCGTAGTGCCGGGCCGGCCGTTGGGCCTCAAAGGCATCCAGCAGCGCCTCCCAGCGCTCGGGGCCCACACACGCCTGGGTGAACGGAAACAGCTTCGCCACCGTCGTGCGCACATGGTGGCTCACGAATTCGCCATAGAGCGCCACGCGAGAAGGGGACTCGTCCCACCCTGGGTGCGCCGCGCGCAAGCGCTCCAGCTCGGCAGGAGCCGCCAGGAAGTCCGCCATCGAGTCGAAGAAGTGCCGCAAGCCCGGTTTCATCGCGCGGCCTCCCGCAAGTCCTCGCGCGCCCGGTCCGCCTCGTCCAGCACGGCCTCCAACGAAGGGATGCTCTGATCCCACTCGATGAGCGTGGACACCGGCCCGGTGCGGGCCAGCACGTAGCGGTAGAGCGACCAGACCTCATCGCACACGGGGCCGCCATGCGTGTCGATGACCACCTCGGGCCGACGCTCGTGCCCGGCAAGGTGGATCTGCACCACGCGCTCCAGCGGCAGCGCGTCCACGAAAGCCCGCGGCTCGTAGCCGTGGTTCTGCGCGTTCACATAGACGTTGTTCACATCCAGCAGCAGGCCGCAGTCCGCCTCCTCGGCCACGCGCCGCAGGAAGGTGGCCTCGTCCAGCGTCCCCCCTGGCATCCGCGCGTAGTAGCTCGGGTTTTCCAGCAGGAAGGGGCGCCCCACCCGGTCCATCACCTCGCGGACTCGGGGGACCACATGCTCCACGGCCTCCTCATGGAAGGGCAGCGGCAGCAGATCGTGCAGGACCACCCCGCCCAGGCGCGAATAGCAAAGGTGGTCCGAGAAGAACGGCGCATCCAGCCGCCGCGTCAACGCCGCCAGCCGGGTGACATAGTCCTCATCCAGCGGATCCGGTCCGCCGATGTTCAACCCCACGCCATGGGGAAGCACCCGCCAGCGCTCCGCACAAGCCTCCAGCGCCCGCTGCGAGCGCCCGCCCAAGGACAGGAAGTTCTCGGGGACGATCTCCACCCAGTCGAGCGTGCGCTCGGTGCGAGGCAGCGTCTCGTAGAACTCGCGCCGCAGCCCGATCCCCGCCCCGAGAAACGTCAGTCCATGTCTGTGGGCGTAGCTGTCGGACACCGGTGGCTCCTCAGGAAGAGAACAACCCAAGCGGCGGGAAGCGATCTTCCCACCGCCTGGATTACCTACGCAGCGGGATTACTTCTTGCCACCACACTTGCCCTCACCGCACTTGCCCTCACCACACTTGCCCTCACCGCACTTGCCCTCCTCGCCCTTGGGGGCAGAAGGGGCCGCCGTGGTGTCACCCGCCGCGCCCTGCTCGGGGTTGGCCGCCTGGCTGCCGGGGGATTGGGTCGACGTATCGGTGGAGGCAGGGGTGGCCTCCGCCGACTTGGAGGACGCACAGCCGGTGGCGAGCGCGGTGAGCGAGAGGGTGCCAACAACCGCCGCCAGAGCCTTAACGTTCATGGATGCTTCCTTTCGAGACTGCGTGGAAAGTACTGCGATCACGGTAGACGACTGCGCGCCACCGTTCATCCACCGCCGCCTACCAGGGACCGCTGGCGCTCCGAGCTTCCAGAGATTCACGCAGCAAGCTGTCCCGGGCAGGCCGCAGCTGGATGCCGCCCGGCGTGAGCGTCACCCCCAACGCTTCTAACAAACCCTCCAACCCAGCAAAAGCAGGTTCTCGCAGGCGCCGGGCCCACCACTCCTCGAAAAAAGGCCTCCCCGCCACGGCATCCACGGCCGCGCCATAGGCCGCTGGCGTGGAGGTGGCGCCGCGTCCGGCCAGAAACGCCAGCACGTCTTCCAGCCCGCGCTGGTGCTGGGTGGCCCGGCGCAGTTCCACATCGAGCAGCAATGCCAGGTATGCGCCCACCCAGTAGATGCCAGGGGGCGCATCTTCTTCGATCATCTCCTCCAGCGTCCGCCCCGCTGCCTGCTCCCGCCCCCGCTCGAAGCCCCGGAGCAGCTCCGCCCACGCACGCTCGGGCGGATGCCGCCCCGAACGCGCCCGCGCGAGCTCCGTGAAGTAAGTGGCCAGTCCCTCGGAGATCCAGGGCGTGCGCGGCACAAAGGCCGGGTGAAGCAGGTGCAACATCTCGTGGAGCGCAGCCCAGTCCGCCTCCAAGGCCTCTGGGCGCGCCTCCTGCCCCACCAGCAAGGAGATGCTCGGGGGCGTACTCCACATCAGCATTCCGAAGAGGTTGGGCGTGCGGTCCCCTTCCACCGGGACGACGTGGACGGCCACCCGTGGGTAAGGGAAGGTCCTCCGCACGGTGAGGAGCTGCCCGGCGGTCCGCCCCAGCCAGTCACAGACCGCCGCGTCCCCCAGGTGGCGCATCGGCGCGAGGATGGCCACGTCCAGCACCGCTCCCGGCAGCCGGGCCTGGCACCGGTGTCCTCCGAAGCTATGAAAGCCCGAGTCCACCAGATCCGCGGCGGTCAACACATAGTGCCCTTCGGGAGCTGGGACCCAGGGCAGCAGCGCATTCGCCCCTTCTAGCCACAGCTCCACGCGCCGGGACGGCGATGCCACCCGGGGCCGCAGCAGCCAGCTCTTTCCCGCCAGGTACCGCGCGTCCCCCCGCCCCATTCCGGTGAAGAAGCCGGGTCCCCGCTCACGGATGATCTCATCCAGGGGGTAGCGATAGCGCAGCGAGTGGGTTCCCCTGGGAAGCCTCACCGAGCCGCCCTGGACAGGCAGTGCGAGCGGCGGCGCCGCCGGATCCCGGAAGGCCCAGACGGTCTTCACCCCACCGGGCTGGGTGAACAGAAACTCCTGCTCCCCCGGCTGATCCAGCCCCACCTCCACCTCCAGCGCATGCCCGGGCTCGCGCACATAGGTCACGTGGTAGCGCAGGCTCCGGGAAACCGCCTCTTGCCGAGGAGGTGGAAGCCGAGGGGCCACCGTCCCGCAGGCGCTCAGGCTCAGGATGATCGCCAGAAGGCTCGAAAGCCGAAGCGGGCGTCTTGGCAGGCGGTGGAGGGGCCCATCCCCTGTCTTTTTCATGCCGCACCGTGTCAGTAAAAGTTTGACAACAACCGGCAAAGACGGTGTGCCGTCGACTTCCGCCTCGACCGAGCCCATTGTAACCAACTGATTTTACGAGATTAAAACGTTTCGGGACTGCCCTGGCGAACCCGTCCGTTGCTCCTTCAACAGGGGTCAAAGCCTCCTGAAACGCTGGTTGCAAATCGGTAAATCGCCTTGCAAAAGTGTTTTTAAGGCAGGAGGCCCCAGTCCGGGCGACCTCTGTGTGGAACCGGGAATGAATGAGAACGCACTCAACGCGAACGTGGGCCTGAAGCTGCGGGGCCTGCGGCTCGCGCGCAACATCAAGCAAACGGATGCGGCGAAGGATCTGGGGGTCTCCCCGGCGTACCTGAACCTCATCGAGAAGGGCAAACGGGTCATGCCCTTCCCACTGCTGTGGAAGGCGCTGCGCTACTTCGATCAAGATCCCGAGCAGTTCATGTCCACGCTGGGCGAAGGGCGCGTGGACGAGGCCCTGGCGAAGCTCCTGGACGAGCCGCTCCTCAAGAGCCTGGACATCGATTCCGAGTCCCTCCAGAGCCTGTCGGCGGAGCCGAAGCTCGCGGGCACCGTGGCCGCCCTCTTCAACCTCTACAAGAACACGCGCACGCAGTTGGAGAACGTGCTGACGCAGCTGTCCGCCGAGGAGCGCACCCGCGCCCAGACCGGCCAGAGCGGCGGCACCGGGCCCGGGCTGCGCTTCGACTACTCGCCGTTCGACGAGGTGAGCGACTTCCTGGAGTCCCACCGCAACTACTTCCCCGAGTTGGAGGAGCAGGCGGAGGCGATGCGCCGGGACTTCCAGCTGGAGCGGCTGCTTACCAGCGCCCAGCTCATCCGCCTGCTGGAAGAGCGCTTTGGCTTCCGGGTGCGGTTCGAGCATGCCCCCAGCGGCTCGTCCGTGGTGCGCCGGTTGGACCTGGAGGAGCAGACGCTCACGCTCTCGCCGGACCTCACCGAGCAGCCCTTGAAGTTCCAGGTGGCCACCTCCCTGGGCCTGCTGCTCATGGACCGGGAGAAGCTGGTGGAGCGCATCGTCGGCCATGGCCGCACCCGCCACGCGGAGACGCTGCGCCTCATCAAGGTGAACCTCTCCAACTACTTTGCCGGCGCGCTCATGCTCCCCTACGGGGACTTCTTCAAGGAAGTGGAGCGCACGCGCTACGACGTGGAGCTGCTGTCGAACATCTTCGGCAGCACCTACGAGACGGTGGCCCACCGCTTCTGCAACCTCTCGGACCCGAAGCGCACCGGCATTCCCTTCCACTTCCTGCGCGCGGACATCGCCGGCAACATCTCCAAGCGCTACAGCGGCACCGGGCTGAAGTTCGCCACGGGCGGCGGCTCGTGCGGCAAGTGGGCCGTGCACCTGGCCTTCCTCAACCCCGGCCAGCTCACCCGGCAGTACTCGATGATGCCGGATGGGGCCACCTACTTCTGCTTCGCCAAGGTGCAGCTCCAGCCCATCGAGGGCTCCATCGTGAAGGGCACCGCCTACTCCATCGGCCTGGGCACCCACGCGGAGAACGCCAAGTACCTGGCCTATGGCCTGCCCACCAATGATCTGCGCAAGGACGCGGTGGCCAGCGGCATCACCTGCCGCTTCTGCGAGCGGACCGATTGCAACCAGCGCTCGGCGGCCAGCTATCGCTTCGCCTTCGCTTTTGACGAATACACCAAGAAGGACTGCTTCTTTTCGCCCCTGCTCGTGCATGAGGGCGGCAAGGGCGAGCGCGGGGAACGCCACGACGCTATGGACAAGGCGCTCCGGCGCCGCAACAAAGACGGGGAGGGCTGACTCCCTCTCCCGGCCGGTATAAGAGCCACCCCACGATGAGCCTGACGGACAGCGAACAAGCCCACATCCAGAAAGCCCTCCAGAAGCAGCGCGACGCGCTCGCCGCCCTGCGCTTCACCGGCAGCCCGGCGGAGGTCGGCCAGGGGCTGCTCCAACTCGCCGAACTCCACGGCATGCTCGAGGACCATGCTGGCAGCCGCCAGAGTTACGAAGAGGCGCTCGGCCTCTTCAAGACCGCGGGCAACAAGGCCGGCCAGGCCCAGGCGCTCTATGGCCTGGGCGTGGTGCGGGCGAACCTCGAAGACCACCGGGGCGCCATCGAGCGGCTGGCGCAGTCAGCGGCCCTTTATAATGAGGTGAAGGACCGCGAGGGCGAGGCGCTCTGCCGCGCCTGCATCGGTGAGTCCCTGCGCGCGCTCGGCCACACGGATGGCGCCGAGGAGAAGTACCAGGAGGCGCTGATCCTCTTCCGCCAGACGCGCAACCCCCAGCGCGTGTCCGCCCTGCTCCTGGACATTGGCGACATCCGCATGGAGGCGGGAGACTACAAGAAAGCCCGCGAGCGCTTCCTGGAGGCCCTCACGCTGCTGGAGAAGGGCGATGAGCCGGAGCCCCTGGCGCTCTGCCATCTGCTGCTCGGCGAAGCCGAAGGGCTGCTCGGCGGCCACGAGGCGGCGCGCCCCCACCTGCTCCAGGCCGTGTCGCTGTACGAGCAACTGCACGAGCATGCCTTCGAGGCCCGGGCGCGGTGGGATCTGGCCCTGGCCTGCTACCACCAGCAGGACTGGCCCGCGGCGCGAGCCCAGTTCGAGGCCGTGCTCCCGCTCTACGAAGAGCAGGGCCGCACGGAAGAGGCGGCCAAGGTGCGCAACGTGCTGGCGCACTTCACCGCCCGGGGTGTGTGACTCAGGCGTGCAGCCCCGCCCCGACCGAGAGCGCCAACAGCCCCAGGATTCCCACGGCGTAGAGGGTGTACCGCCACTCCCCGCGCAGCCCCAGCATGGTTCCCGCCACCGCCAGCCGAGCCACGGGCGTCACCAGCAACAGTGACGCCGCGCTCTTGCGCAGCGTATCGATGGACACCGCCACGTCCTGGGACAGGGGCAACAGCTCCATGAACAGGGAGGCGAGAAACATCCCTCCACTGATCAACGCTCCTCCCTGAAGAATCCGGACGATCCACCGCTCCCCCGCCATCGCCCGGCCAATGCGTAGCTGGGCCCGGGAACGGGCGGGCGGCGCGTACGTGCGAAGCGACTCCGGCTCGCCCAGCACATGCCCCTGCCCGTGCGGCGGTGGCATCGGCGCCGCCGCTTCCCTCATTTCCATATGCTCGGCCACAGTCCCTCGCCTCCCTTCCACAGCATCTGCACCGCCACCACCAGCAGCAGCCCCGCGAACAGCTTCTTGAGCAGCGAGGTGGAGACGTACGGCATCAACCGGCTTCCCCCATGCGCGCCCGCCAGCACGCCGACGATCAAGGGGGAGACGAGCGCCAACTTGAGGTGCCCGCGCCAGGCATAGGAGGCCACGCTGGCGGCCCCCGTCACGCCAATCATCAAACTGCTGGTGGCGCTGGCCACCTTGAAAGGCACGCGCATGCCGTAGCTCATCAGCGGCACCTTGAGCGGGCCGCCACCGACGCCCAGCAGCGCCGACAGCCCTCCGGCCACGAACGAGCCGGAGACGCCCAAGGGGTAATTCACCGGCGTGTACGTCCCCTGCACCGGTTCTTCTTGGGGCGAGCGCACCAGGAGAAGCTGAAGGCCGACGTAGAGGGCAAAGAGGCCAAACACCACCGCCACCATTGCGGGGGCGATGTAGACCGCCACCAGCCCCCCGATGAGGGCGCCCATCACCGTGGCCAGTTCCAGCGTCAGCCCCAGGCGGATGTCACTCATGCGCTTGTCGACGTAGCTGGCCGCGGCCGCGCACGAGCTGGCCACCACACACATGAGGCTCGCGGGAACCGCCTC
Protein-coding sequences here:
- a CDS encoding tetratricopeptide repeat protein — translated: MSLTDSEQAHIQKALQKQRDALAALRFTGSPAEVGQGLLQLAELHGMLEDHAGSRQSYEEALGLFKTAGNKAGQAQALYGLGVVRANLEDHRGAIERLAQSAALYNEVKDREGEALCRACIGESLRALGHTDGAEEKYQEALILFRQTRNPQRVSALLLDIGDIRMEAGDYKKARERFLEALTLLEKGDEPEPLALCHLLLGEAEGLLGGHEAARPHLLQAVSLYEQLHEHAFEARARWDLALACYHQQDWPAARAQFEAVLPLYEEQGRTEEAAKVRNVLAHFTARGV
- a CDS encoding sulfite exporter TauE/SafE family protein, translated to MTVLFLIAAGGVAGLAGALLGVGGGVVLVPVLVLGFKLPVEEAVPASLMCVVASSCAAAASYVDKRMSDIRLGLTLELATVMGALIGGLVAVYIAPAMVAVVFGLFALYVGLQLLLVRSPQEEPVQGTYTPVNYPLGVSGSFVAGGLSALLGVGGGPLKVPLMSYGMRVPFKVASATSSLMIGVTGAASVASYAWRGHLKLALVSPLIVGVLAGAHGGSRLMPYVSTSLLKKLFAGLLLVVAVQMLWKGGEGLWPSIWK
- a CDS encoding helix-turn-helix domain-containing protein codes for the protein MNENALNANVGLKLRGLRLARNIKQTDAAKDLGVSPAYLNLIEKGKRVMPFPLLWKALRYFDQDPEQFMSTLGEGRVDEALAKLLDEPLLKSLDIDSESLQSLSAEPKLAGTVAALFNLYKNTRTQLENVLTQLSAEERTRAQTGQSGGTGPGLRFDYSPFDEVSDFLESHRNYFPELEEQAEAMRRDFQLERLLTSAQLIRLLEERFGFRVRFEHAPSGSSVVRRLDLEEQTLTLSPDLTEQPLKFQVATSLGLLLMDREKLVERIVGHGRTRHAETLRLIKVNLSNYFAGALMLPYGDFFKEVERTRYDVELLSNIFGSTYETVAHRFCNLSDPKRTGIPFHFLRADIAGNISKRYSGTGLKFATGGGSCGKWAVHLAFLNPGQLTRQYSMMPDGATYFCFAKVQLQPIEGSIVKGTAYSIGLGTHAENAKYLAYGLPTNDLRKDAVASGITCRFCERTDCNQRSAASYRFAFAFDEYTKKDCFFSPLLVHEGGKGERGERHDAMDKALRRRNKDGEG